The following proteins are co-located in the Phocoena phocoena chromosome 1, mPhoPho1.1, whole genome shotgun sequence genome:
- the PGD gene encoding 6-phosphogluconate dehydrogenase, decarboxylating isoform X2 — MAQADIALIGLAVMGQNLILNMNDHGFVVCAFNRTVSKVDEFLANEAKGTKVVGAHSLEEMVSKLKKPRRIILLVKAGQAVDDFITKLRRCQDLKAKGILFVGSGVSGGEDGARYGPSLMPGGNKEAWPHIKAIFQGIAAKVGTGEPCCDWVGDEGAGHFVKMVHNGIEYGDMQLICEAYHLMKDVLGMEHKEMAKAFEEWNKTELDSFLIEITANILRFQDTDGKHLLPKIRDSAGQKGTGKWTAISALEYGVPVTLIGEAVFARCLSSLKDERIQAGQKLKGPQKVQFEGDKKSFLEDIRKALYASKIISYAQGFMLLRQAATEFGWTLNYGGIALMWRGGCIIRSVFLGKIKDAFDRNPGLQNLLLDDFFKSAVENCQDSWRRAVSTGVQTGIPMPCFTTALSFYDGYRHEMLPANLIQAQRDYFGAHTYELSNKPGQFIHTNWTGHGGSVSSSSYNA; from the exons atggcCCA AGCGGATATCGCGCTGATTGGACTGGCTGTGATGGGCCAGAACTTAATTTTGAACATGAACGACCACGGCTTTGTG GTCTGTGCTTTTAATAGGACAGTCTCCAAAGTTGATGAGTTCTTGGCCAATGAGGCGAAGGGCACCAAGGTGGTTGGTGCTCACTCCTTGGAGGAGATGGTCTCCAAGCTGAAGAAGCCTCGGCGGATCATTCTGCTTGTGAAGGCTGGTCAGGCCGTCGATGATTTCATTACAAAACTG AGACGGTGTCAAGACCTCAAGGCCAAGGGAATCTTGTTTGTGGGGAGTGGAGTTAGTGGTGGAGAGGATGGGGCCCGGTATGGCCCATCACTTATGCCAGGAGGAAACAAAGAGGCTTG GCCCCACATCAAGGCCATCTTCCAGGGCATCGCCGCAAAAGTGGGGACTGGAGAACCCTGCTGTGACTGG GTTGGGGACGAGGGGGCAGGACACTTTGTGAAGATGGTGCACAACGGGATAGAGTACGGAGACATGCAGCTCATCTGCGAGGCCTACCACCTGATGAAAGACGTCCTGGGCATGGAGCACAAGGAGATGGCAAAG GCCTTTGAGGAATGGAATAAGACAGAGCTGGACTCATTCCTGATTGAGATCACAGCCAATATTCTCAGGTTCCAAGATACTGATGGCAAACACCTGCTGCCAAAGATCAGGGACAGCGCGGGGCAGAAGGGCACCGGGAAGTGGACCGCCATCTCTGCCCTGGAGTACGGCGTCCCCGTCACGCTCATCG GAGAAGCGGTCTTTGCTCGATGCTTATCATCTCTGAAGGATGAGAGGATTCAAGCCGGCCAAAAGCTGAAGGGGCCTCAAAAGGTCCAGTTCGAAGGAGATAAGAAATCATTCCTGGAGGACATTCGAAAG GCCCTCTATGCTTCCAAGATCATCTCTTATGCTCAGGGCTTTATGCTGCTAAGACAGGCAGCCACTGAATTTGGCTGGACCCTCAACTATGGTGGCATTGCCCTGATGTGGAGGGGGGGCTGCATCATCAGGAG TGTATTCCTAGGAAAGATAAAAGATGCATTTGATCGAAACCCAGGACTTCAGAACCTACTACTAGATGACTTCTTTAAGTCAGCTGTGGAAAACTGCCAG GACTCCTGGCGGCGGGCAGTCAGTACTGGTGTCCAGACAGGCATTCCCATGCCCTGCTTCACCACTGCTCTTTCCTTCTACGATGGATACAGACATGAGATGCTGCCAGCCAACCTAATCCAG GCTCAGCGCGATTACTTCGGGGCTCACACCTATGAACTCTCGAACAAGCCAGGACAGTTTATCCACACCAACTGGACAGGCCACGGTGGCAGCGTGTCCTCGTCTTCATACAATGCCTGA
- the PGD gene encoding 6-phosphogluconate dehydrogenase, decarboxylating isoform X1 gives MAQADIALIGLAVMGQNLILNMNDHGFVVCAFNRTVSKVDEFLANEAKGTKVVGAHSLEEMVSKLKKPRRIILLVKAGQAVDDFITKLVPLLDTGDIIIDGGNSEYRDTTRRCQDLKAKGILFVGSGVSGGEDGARYGPSLMPGGNKEAWPHIKAIFQGIAAKVGTGEPCCDWVGDEGAGHFVKMVHNGIEYGDMQLICEAYHLMKDVLGMEHKEMAKAFEEWNKTELDSFLIEITANILRFQDTDGKHLLPKIRDSAGQKGTGKWTAISALEYGVPVTLIGEAVFARCLSSLKDERIQAGQKLKGPQKVQFEGDKKSFLEDIRKALYASKIISYAQGFMLLRQAATEFGWTLNYGGIALMWRGGCIIRSVFLGKIKDAFDRNPGLQNLLLDDFFKSAVENCQDSWRRAVSTGVQTGIPMPCFTTALSFYDGYRHEMLPANLIQAQRDYFGAHTYELSNKPGQFIHTNWTGHGGSVSSSSYNA, from the exons atggcCCA AGCGGATATCGCGCTGATTGGACTGGCTGTGATGGGCCAGAACTTAATTTTGAACATGAACGACCACGGCTTTGTG GTCTGTGCTTTTAATAGGACAGTCTCCAAAGTTGATGAGTTCTTGGCCAATGAGGCGAAGGGCACCAAGGTGGTTGGTGCTCACTCCTTGGAGGAGATGGTCTCCAAGCTGAAGAAGCCTCGGCGGATCATTCTGCTTGTGAAGGCTGGTCAGGCCGTCGATGATTTCATTACAAAACTG GTACCCTTGTTGGACACTGGTGACATCATCATCGATGGAGGAAATTCTGAATATAGGGATACCACG AGACGGTGTCAAGACCTCAAGGCCAAGGGAATCTTGTTTGTGGGGAGTGGAGTTAGTGGTGGAGAGGATGGGGCCCGGTATGGCCCATCACTTATGCCAGGAGGAAACAAAGAGGCTTG GCCCCACATCAAGGCCATCTTCCAGGGCATCGCCGCAAAAGTGGGGACTGGAGAACCCTGCTGTGACTGG GTTGGGGACGAGGGGGCAGGACACTTTGTGAAGATGGTGCACAACGGGATAGAGTACGGAGACATGCAGCTCATCTGCGAGGCCTACCACCTGATGAAAGACGTCCTGGGCATGGAGCACAAGGAGATGGCAAAG GCCTTTGAGGAATGGAATAAGACAGAGCTGGACTCATTCCTGATTGAGATCACAGCCAATATTCTCAGGTTCCAAGATACTGATGGCAAACACCTGCTGCCAAAGATCAGGGACAGCGCGGGGCAGAAGGGCACCGGGAAGTGGACCGCCATCTCTGCCCTGGAGTACGGCGTCCCCGTCACGCTCATCG GAGAAGCGGTCTTTGCTCGATGCTTATCATCTCTGAAGGATGAGAGGATTCAAGCCGGCCAAAAGCTGAAGGGGCCTCAAAAGGTCCAGTTCGAAGGAGATAAGAAATCATTCCTGGAGGACATTCGAAAG GCCCTCTATGCTTCCAAGATCATCTCTTATGCTCAGGGCTTTATGCTGCTAAGACAGGCAGCCACTGAATTTGGCTGGACCCTCAACTATGGTGGCATTGCCCTGATGTGGAGGGGGGGCTGCATCATCAGGAG TGTATTCCTAGGAAAGATAAAAGATGCATTTGATCGAAACCCAGGACTTCAGAACCTACTACTAGATGACTTCTTTAAGTCAGCTGTGGAAAACTGCCAG GACTCCTGGCGGCGGGCAGTCAGTACTGGTGTCCAGACAGGCATTCCCATGCCCTGCTTCACCACTGCTCTTTCCTTCTACGATGGATACAGACATGAGATGCTGCCAGCCAACCTAATCCAG GCTCAGCGCGATTACTTCGGGGCTCACACCTATGAACTCTCGAACAAGCCAGGACAGTTTATCCACACCAACTGGACAGGCCACGGTGGCAGCGTGTCCTCGTCTTCATACAATGCCTGA